The genomic region AATAACTTCCTCTTCTTTGTACGAGTGCACTACTAAGGATGCAAGGAACGCGCGCGTGTGCACGCTATGTAGTGCTCAACGCGGTGATTTAGCATCGAGCCTTTTGAAGCGCACAACGATGGCAATCGAGCTTCATAACCGTTGGAGTGCTTAATTGTTTTAAAAGGCTTGatatttctttttctacatTCGCAGGatattattgtttaatttacAAACATGGAGAAGTTGCTCAAGCTGAGAAGGCTAACCGATGAGTTAGCTTTCGAAACCAGTTAAAGCATTTCGTACTAGATAGTATGTAAGAATAGTGCTATACTAATAGGGGCTCGTTATGAACGCGTACTACTTAGTACGCTAGTGTGTAGGGTTAGCGGGCTGTACAGCCTCGTGCTTCCTTAGGAAAATAAACCTAATATTGATTAAAATTGAtgcttttaatataaaaaatttatttattttaagagtgtacgaatatatatatatttgttcgtgattttttaatttcttttagaaATGACTGTACATAATGTCCTGACTTGAGGTTTGAAGTTAAGCATTAAATGTACAAAAGAGTCGAAaattatgacacacacacacacacacacacacacacacacacacacacacacacagaggtcatATGGGAATGAACTAGAAATGTTTTGGAATATTCATAAACgaacaaaaaaggaaatgttCAGCGTCTTCAATATTTAGCGTTTAAGattttcattataattattattattattatgatttttcgTTATTTCTAAAATTTCTTAAACTTCTATTGAGGGACGTTTTCACGACGGAGGTGATTCTGAAATCAGTGTAAATATTTCTAAGACTTTTGGACACAGTTGGTAATAAAgtattaatgaataataatgtgcAGGTTAGAATCGGTGTAAGATTCTCCTTCTCTTTTGGTCCTGACAGGAGAAGGAGATTCAGACTCTGCAGGCTGAGGTGGAGAACCTGAATAAGGAAACGGAGTTGACATCACCAGTGCTGGAGGAGCTCAAGGAGGAGAACACCAAGCTGAAGTATCGCCTTAACGTCCTCAAAAAGGTAAGTGCTTTACGCTCTGAACTGTTTTAATTTTGAGGGTGAAGTGTTTGTTTGCTGAACGTATTTTCCAGCACTGTATCGCGACAAGCTTCGCTTCTTGGTTTGGCTGATAAGAAACgaggacaggaaaaaaaaacaagtctgaGATACTTTCGCTTTTTGTTCAGAGCAGGATGTGGCTTTTTCTGATGCAACAGTTTGTTCATAATACATTATactcacgcattcactcactccataacaagaataataattataatgaagATAAGAAGAATAGCTGTGGTGTTTCTCCCTGTGGAATGCTCCTGGGCTCAGTTATCTTCAAGGATCTACATGTGATTATTCTGTGTAATGTTTTAATCCCTAAATTAAACAAGGCCCTGAAGATCATCAGGATCATGAGTTTATCACATGACTTACGACTAACAGATGAAGAAATTCTGTGTAGGCGTCTGGAGGAAGATGTTTGAAATTCAAGGACCGCTTTAATGGATTGTAAAACCGTATCCCAGTGAGTTTCATGGAAAAGGATCTTAGGTTTTGTTATTCTGATTGCAAATAAATGCAGGGAGTTTAAAGATCTGATGATTCGGATCGATGAGGCCGTTTATGAGGAAGCGATAGAAATGACTATGTTTACTTTGGTGTGTAAGTCACTGAACAGGTTAGTGTGGTAACTCTgatcattgtaaaaaaaaaaaattccctttctatataatatataaaagtaggtcatggatggatgaacggatACTGGGTCAATTTAAATCGGATCGGATTCAGTGTCTCGAATCGTTGAAATATCGACAAATATTGAAACTGGGAGCGTGAGATTTATCTCTCCTCGTCCTGTATTAGTCTGCATTGTACAAAATGACATAATCTAGTACTggaggatttttaaaaaaaattgctttaCTGTCTTTGCAGAAAGTTTATTTTAGTGAATGGAAACTGATACATTTATGTTGATCTTTGCTGCTTTTCCAGACTATGCAAGAGGAGAACAGCTACAGCAGCAAGAGCATGACCAACATCAACCAGAGGCTTCAGGATATCTTTGGCTGTGCCATCAGTGTGGCTTACCCTGACCTGGAGAACCCGCCGCTCACTGTCGCACCCAGCCAACAGCCCAAGTTTGGAGattatcagtgtaacagtgccATGGCCATGTCTCAGGTCAGTCACGCGGAACGAAGCATCCGAGAGTGAGCgctctagagagagagagagagagagggatgtaatggatgatgatgatttctaAAGTTCATGTCAGAACCCTGGTGTTTtaagtgaggaaaaaaataatccacGATTGTTTAATTAGATAAGTGCCTGAGCAATAAAGTGGCATCATTCCACATCATTTCTCATACGATGCCTATTTTTTGATTAATTAGTTTATGTTTTTGTTCTCTTCCCAGTTGATGAAGGGAAAAGGGCTGAAGGTCAACCCCAGAGAGATCGCCGAGAAGATTTCCCAGAACATTCCAGACAACGAACTGATTGAGAGAACAGAAATCGCCGGACCAGGTGGAGTTAGAAGACGAGATACGAAAATACAAACGTCAGAATTCGATGTAGGGAGTGAAATAACGTTGTGTTGTTGCAGGTTTTATTAACATTCATCTCAAGAAGTCGTTCGTGTCAAAACTTCTGACCAACTTGCTTCTCAACGGGGTTCAGCCTCCAGCTttagacaagaagaagaaggtttGTTAAAAACGTTACCTGTAACCTCATCTCGTCTAAATTCTCCAGATGGATATATGTTCAACAACACTGatgtgcataagtattcaccccctttaacatttacattacagtctGATCTGAAATAGACTTAGTAGTCCTGATTTTACACAAACGGGCCCAAAGATATTGACCTGATGAACAAAAGTCAGTATCATTtgcaaaaatatttcttttagcGCGGTTAAAGTGCTATACGGATCAAATCGGATTGAATCGAACATTTCAGCAAGGTATTTTTACGCCGTTATTTtaattctctgtttttttttttttaaggtcgtcaTCGACTTCTCCTCTCCAAACATTGCCAAAGAGATGCACGTGGGTCACCTGCGCTCCACCATCATAGGGGACAGCATGTGTCGTCTCTTCGAGTATCTAGGCCACGACGTCTTGAGGTCAGTCTCGAACCCGACTCTTTGTGGATGCTGAAGTAGCACACAGAGCcttattggaatttttttttcctgtaggtTGAACCATATTGGAGATTGGGGCACGCAGTTCGGAATGCTCATCGCTCACTTGCAGGACAAGTTCCCCAACTACCTGAGCGTTTCTCCTCCGATTGGAGACCTCCAGGCTTTCTACAAAGTAAGCTGCTCTGGGTTCAATCGTATTTTTCACAGTGAGCTCTTCGGGAATTAACGCATTACAGCATTAGCGCTGTTGTTAAATCCAGAATGAGCatgctgtagaaaaaaaaggtaataataattaataataataataaaataataattgcatttaaatatacattataataataaatattactacaagattattaattataataataacttataaaataataaatattatatgttatgcttaaaaatatatattttttaagctattttttccctttcctaCCTGCataaaatctaaacaaattccagtaaattacattttattctaaATCTCAATTTGTAGAAATTTGCACTGTACAGTTTGCCTGCAAAAATAGCTGCAGAAATGATCCTTATAAACCATATGTGTGTTAATTACACATATCTAACTCTATAGGAGCTTGCATGGGGTCTCGTTTACATTTCGGTGTTAAAACCTAGAATTGACAGGAAGTTCGTTGAGATTTGATGTATGCAAATGTTCGAAATAAAATAGCAGACGTTTGCTGGATCTGTAGGATAAGTATTCACCACTCAGTACCTGTACAACCAGATTTGGCTGAAATGACAGATGTCTCAACATCAGGtaatttttttggtaaaattGCTGAGACTTGACTCTTTGTAGAGTTCATATTTGGTATCAGGACACCACAGAACCTCAAAAAAACACTTAACCCTTTTCCTGGACTTATTTTGATAGCTCCCTAACAAACTCCGGGTCTAATCATTTTACTTCTGATGCTGACTGGTTACACCAGAGCTAAATTatgaactgagggcatgaagcctttattatcgccacacatacattacagcacactggaattcttttcttcgcatatcccagctgaggaagttggggtcagagcgcaggggcagctatgatacagcgccccctggagcaCAGAATGTTGAATGTTGGCCTTGcttaattgcccaacagtggagcttggtggtgcttggTGGGCTTGAACAACAActcgccttaaccacttgagccaatTATGAGCTTTCTAAGCATTTAAGGtgctttaatttttaattctgTGTTAAAAACTTGGTGTGGAAGCGTGAGGAGGATTTGAGAGAGAATATCGTTATTGTTGTCGTGAACACTAATCCATCTTCTCTCACCTTTTCTGTCTCAGGAGTCTAAGAAGCGCTTCGATGAAGACGAGGAGTTTAAGAAGAGGGCTTATCAGTGTGTCGTCAGGCTGCAGAGCAAAGAACCAGACTTCATCAAAGCCTGGAATCTGATCTGTGACGTTTCTCGTCAAGGTGCGTTCATACCAAACTCCAAACATCGAACCCCCCCCTCCCCCTGCTCCAACATCCGGGACATGCCTCATCTAAGGTTGAGGGGGAAATTTCAAACAATCACATTGCTAGTAGCGGGCATCAGGGCCGCCCCGGAGCTGAGGGAGAGACTCGGACTGTTTGGAATAATTTCATAATTCAGTGTCTGAGTGCTGTTTATCTAAATGGATGGTTGACCTAATACCGTGAGACACCTAACAGCCTCGCGGTGAGATGAGATTTATTATATGCTGCGTCCTCCGTGATTGATTACGGCGCCCGACTGCGAGCATATTAAAAGATGTAGCATTTATTCATCTGTAGCGGGGAATGTAAACAGTGAATAATTTCGTTTCGTCGTTAGCGCTTCTCAGAAATCAAACATCCAGGCGAGcctttaggtttttttttttttcgttttaaGAGAGATAGCCGGTTTTCAAGTCCATTTCACACAAAGCTTCAGGGCATCAGGGTTGAAACTAATTACATGGAGGGATGAAAAATTGCTGCTTGGAGGCACAATGAACTCGGACTTGTAGCTCTTTTagctctctttattttactcaaggtGCTACTAAAAGCTTATTGGCCCAGctggctgttttatttttattctggacGTGTCCACATGCATGTGGAGTGTGTTCACAGAGACACAGTCTTTCTTTATGAGCATAtgggtttgggttttttttttccattttggaTTTGCAGCAAGTTAAATTATGTCCATATCACAAGGTTATATACAAGCTTAGCTCCGTGTTGAATAAATGGATCTTGTTAAAAACTGAGAAAATgtaattcagtgattcagaaaGTCGATCCTCTTTCAACCCATTTCGCTTCACAGTCCACAATAAACTCGTCCGAATTCCCCGAATTTAACACGCTGCTCAAAGACCTCTATTAAATCTCCAGAACACATTGTGAAAGACCTTTTAAGGCTAATTCGCTCTGTCCATCCACCGTTTCAGCGTCTCTATCGGACACAGATGTGTcctagcagcagcagcatcgaCTTCACCCGGATCTGGATTATACTTTCTGAACTCTGAAGGGCAGAGAAGACCAACGGCGTAATTCTATTTCTTGATTAAATCCTTGACAAGCTGGGATTTTGGGGGAACTCTTTCCCGTTAATGCTTTAATCAGACCGAGCGCACAAATAGAGACTTTACCCCGTGAAGGTCAGTGGGTCCGTGTTTGCATTCGTGTGCGCTTTTCCCTGGAGGAAGCGTCAAATCCTGCCTGGAAATCCACAGGCACTCGCTTTGTTAGATTTCCCTAACGTCTGCCTGCTGTAATTAAGCCATACTGTCCCTCGGGGTTGGTtcgatttatttatatatttatttatttatttttctctacttttgtTTCCGCAAATGTCTACGACAGAGTTCCAGAAGGTCTACGACTGCCTGGGGATCCATATTCTGGAGCGAGGGGAGTCGTACTACCAGGACATGATGACCGAAGTGGTGAAGGAGTTTGAGATGAAAGGTGAGTGGAAAGGTGATGCTACAGgtgctgtgtctgtgtcacGATTTCATCTTTGCATTTACGAGATTACAGACGCCGATGTAAGTATATTCCTTTATATTCCCAACTTTACATCAAATGGCAACTTTGGCTTTTCTATAAATAATAGCTAATCACTGAGAGGtccttaaatatctaataaccttaataaatatctaatatcGTAAAAAATACGACCTGCTGGAATCTCACTCCTGCTGTGGATCATGTTATTGCTGTCCAGATGCCGGACGTTTTATCGTGTGAGATGATTTGTTCAGTTTATTACAGACGTCCCGGTAATAAACTGATGCAATCCGAATAGGCGGCTTTAGTTGCCATAGCGACAGCGAGTCTGTAGCTGTTTAGcggtattgtaaatgtaatgtaagttCTAATAGTACGTTATATCTCAGACTTTATGTTGAACGTGTAACTGAAA from Hemibagrus wyckioides isolate EC202008001 linkage group LG18, SWU_Hwy_1.0, whole genome shotgun sequence harbors:
- the rars1 gene encoding arginine--tRNA ligase, cytoplasmic; this encodes MCDPVAEYTDRLQNQEKEIQTLQAEVENLNKETELTSPVLEELKEENTKLKYRLNVLKKTMQEENSYSSKSMTNINQRLQDIFGCAISVAYPDLENPPLTVAPSQQPKFGDYQCNSAMAMSQLMKGKGLKVNPREIAEKISQNIPDNELIERTEIAGPGFINIHLKKSFVSKLLTNLLLNGVQPPALDKKKKVVIDFSSPNIAKEMHVGHLRSTIIGDSMCRLFEYLGHDVLRLNHIGDWGTQFGMLIAHLQDKFPNYLSVSPPIGDLQAFYKESKKRFDEDEEFKKRAYQCVVRLQSKEPDFIKAWNLICDVSRQEFQKVYDCLGIHILERGESYYQDMMTEVVKEFEMKGLVEMDEGRKIIFAPGQSVPLTVVKSDGGYTYDTSDLAALRQRLFEEKADIIIYVTDSGQATHFQIVFAAGRMIGWYDPKVTRVEHAGFGVVLGEDKKKFKTRSGDTVRLMDLLDEGLKRSMDKLKEKERDKVLTPEELIKAQRAVAFGCIKYADLSHNRINDYVFSFDKMLDDRGNTAAYLLYAFTRIKSITRLANIEEAALLKAAEACEILLEHEKEWKLGKCILKFPEILQKILDDLLLHTLCDYLYELATTFTEFYDSCYCVEKDRKTGEVVKVNMWRMLLCEATAAVMAKGFDILGLTPVQRM